The Rhinopithecus roxellana isolate Shanxi Qingling chromosome 13, ASM756505v1, whole genome shotgun sequence genome contains a region encoding:
- the HRH3 gene encoding histamine H3 receptor isoform X2, whose translation MERAPPDGPLNASGALAGEAAAAAGGARGFSAAWTAVLAALMALLIVATVLGNALVMLAFVADSSLRTQNNFFLLNLAISDFLVGAFCIPLYVPYVLTGRWTFGRGLCKLWLVVDYLLCTSSAFNIVLISYDRFLSVTRAVSYRAQQGNTRRAVRKMLLVWVLAFLLYGPAILSWEYLSGGSSIPEGHCYAEFFYNWYFLITASTLEFFTPFLSVTFFNLSIYLNIQRRTRLRLDGAREAGGPEPPPEAQPSPPPPPGCWGCWQKGHGEAMPLHRYGVGEAAAGAEAGEAALGGGGGGGSAASPTSSSGSSSRGTERPRSLKRGSKPSASSASLEKRMKMVSQSFTQRFRLSRDRKVAKSLAVIVSIFGLCWAPYTLLMIIRAACHGHCVPDYWYETSFWLLWANSAVNPVLYPLCHHSFRRAFTKLLCPQKLKIQPHSSLEQCWK comes from the exons ATGGAGCGCGCGCCGCCCGACGGGCCGCTGAACGCTTCGGGGGCGCTGGCGggcgaggcggcggcggcggcgggcggggcGCGCGGCTTCTCGGCAGCCTGGACCGCGGTGCTGGCCGCGCTCATGGCGCTGCTCATCGTGGCCACGGTGCTGGGCAACGCGCTGGTCATGCTCGCCTTCGTGGCCGACTCGAGCCTCCGCACTCAGAACAACTTCTTCCTGCTCAACCTCGCCATCTCCGACTTCCTCGTGG GTGCCTTCTGCATCCCACTGTATGTGCCCTATGTGTTGACGGGCCGCTGGACCTTCGGTCGGGGCCTCTGCAAGCTGTGGCTGGTGGTGGACTACCTGCTGTGCACCTCCTCCGCCTTCAACATCGTGCTCATCAGCTACGACCGCTTCCTGTCGGTCACCCGAGCC GTCTCATACCGGGCCCAGCAGGGCAACACGCGACGAGCGGTGCGGAAGATGCTGCTGGTGTGGGTGCTGGCCTTCCTGCTGTACGGGCCGGCCATCCTGAGCTGGGAGTACCTGTCCGGGGGCAGCTCCATCCCCGAGGGCCACTGCTACGCTGAGTTCTTCTACAACTGGTACTTCCTCATCACGGCCTCCACCCTGGAGTTCTTCACGCCCTTCCTCAGCGTCACCTTCTTTAATCTCAGCATCTACCTGAACATCCAGAGGCGCACCCGCCTCCGGCTGGATGGGGCTCGAGAGGCAGGTGGCCCCGAGCCCCCGCCTGAGGCCCAGCCCTCGCCACCCCCACCGCCTGGCTGCTGGGGCTGCTGGCAGAAGGGGCACGGGGAGGCCATGCCGCTGCATCGGTACGGGGTGGGTGAGGCGGCCGCGGGCgctgaggctggggaggcagCCCTCGGGGGTGGCGGTGGGGGCGGCTCCGCAGCCTCACCCACCTCCAGCTCTGGCAGCTCCTCGAGGGGCACTGAGAGGCCGCGCTCACTCAAGAGGGGCTCCAAGCCGTCGGCATCCTCGGCCTCACTGGAGAAGCGCATGAAGATGGTGTCCCAGAGCTTCACCCAGCGCTTCCGGCTGTCTCGAGACAGGAAAGTGGCCAAGTCGCTGGCCGTCATCGTGAGCATCTTTGGGCTCTGCTGGGCCCCGTACACGCTGCTGATGATCATCCGGGCCGCCTGCCACGGCCACTGCGTCCCTGACTACTGGTACGAAACATCCTTCTGGCTCCTGTGGGCCAACTCGGCAGTCAACCCTGTCCTCTACCCGCTGTGCCATCACAGCTTCCGCCGAGCCTTCACCAAGCTGCTCTGCCCCCAGAAGCTCAAAATCCAGCCCCACAGCTCCCTGGAGCAGTGCTGGAAGTGA
- the HRH3 gene encoding histamine H3 receptor isoform X1 — translation MERAPPDGPLNASGALAGEAAAAAGGARGFSAAWTAVLAALMALLIVATVLGNALVMLAFVADSSLRTQNNFFLLNLAISDFLVGAFCIPLYVPYVLTGRWTFGRGLCKLWLVVDYLLCTSSAFNIVLISYDRFLSVTRAVSYRAQQGNTRRAVRKMLLVWVLAFLLYGPAILSWEYLSGGSSIPEGHCYAEFFYNWYFLITASTLEFFTPFLSVTFFNLSIYLNIQRRTRLRLDGAREAGGPEPPPEAQPSPPPPPGCWGCWQKGHGEAMPLHRYGVGEAAAGAEAGEAALGGGGGGGSAASPTSSSGSSSRGTERPRSLKRGSKPSASSASLEKRMKMVSQSFTQRFRLSRDRKVAKSLAVIVSIFGLCWAPYTLLMIIRAACHGHCVPDYWYETSFWLLWANSAVNPVLYPLCHHSFRRAFTKLLCPQKLKIQPHSSLEQCWKKMKKKTCL, via the exons ATGGAGCGCGCGCCGCCCGACGGGCCGCTGAACGCTTCGGGGGCGCTGGCGggcgaggcggcggcggcggcgggcggggcGCGCGGCTTCTCGGCAGCCTGGACCGCGGTGCTGGCCGCGCTCATGGCGCTGCTCATCGTGGCCACGGTGCTGGGCAACGCGCTGGTCATGCTCGCCTTCGTGGCCGACTCGAGCCTCCGCACTCAGAACAACTTCTTCCTGCTCAACCTCGCCATCTCCGACTTCCTCGTGG GTGCCTTCTGCATCCCACTGTATGTGCCCTATGTGTTGACGGGCCGCTGGACCTTCGGTCGGGGCCTCTGCAAGCTGTGGCTGGTGGTGGACTACCTGCTGTGCACCTCCTCCGCCTTCAACATCGTGCTCATCAGCTACGACCGCTTCCTGTCGGTCACCCGAGCC GTCTCATACCGGGCCCAGCAGGGCAACACGCGACGAGCGGTGCGGAAGATGCTGCTGGTGTGGGTGCTGGCCTTCCTGCTGTACGGGCCGGCCATCCTGAGCTGGGAGTACCTGTCCGGGGGCAGCTCCATCCCCGAGGGCCACTGCTACGCTGAGTTCTTCTACAACTGGTACTTCCTCATCACGGCCTCCACCCTGGAGTTCTTCACGCCCTTCCTCAGCGTCACCTTCTTTAATCTCAGCATCTACCTGAACATCCAGAGGCGCACCCGCCTCCGGCTGGATGGGGCTCGAGAGGCAGGTGGCCCCGAGCCCCCGCCTGAGGCCCAGCCCTCGCCACCCCCACCGCCTGGCTGCTGGGGCTGCTGGCAGAAGGGGCACGGGGAGGCCATGCCGCTGCATCGGTACGGGGTGGGTGAGGCGGCCGCGGGCgctgaggctggggaggcagCCCTCGGGGGTGGCGGTGGGGGCGGCTCCGCAGCCTCACCCACCTCCAGCTCTGGCAGCTCCTCGAGGGGCACTGAGAGGCCGCGCTCACTCAAGAGGGGCTCCAAGCCGTCGGCATCCTCGGCCTCACTGGAGAAGCGCATGAAGATGGTGTCCCAGAGCTTCACCCAGCGCTTCCGGCTGTCTCGAGACAGGAAAGTGGCCAAGTCGCTGGCCGTCATCGTGAGCATCTTTGGGCTCTGCTGGGCCCCGTACACGCTGCTGATGATCATCCGGGCCGCCTGCCACGGCCACTGCGTCCCTGACTACTGGTACGAAACATCCTTCTGGCTCCTGTGGGCCAACTCGGCAGTCAACCCTGTCCTCTACCCGCTGTGCCATCACAGCTTCCGCCGAGCCTTCACCAAGCTGCTCTGCCCCCAGAAGCTCAAAATCCAGCCCCACAGCTCCCTGGAGCAGTGCTGGAA aaagatgaagaagaaaacatgtCTGTGA